A single region of the Grus americana isolate bGruAme1 chromosome 3, bGruAme1.mat, whole genome shotgun sequence genome encodes:
- the LOC129205231 gene encoding gallinacin-13-like yields MRILQLLFAVIVILLLQDVPARGLSDSQQCRSNRGHCRRLCFHMERWEGSCSNGRLRCCR; encoded by the exons ATGCGGAtccttcagctgctctttgCAGTCATTGTcattctcctcctccaggaCGTTCCCG CAAGAGGCCTTTCGGACAGCCAGCAGTGCAGAAGTAACCGTGGGCACTGCCGGAGGCTTTGCTTCCACATGGAGCGCTGGGAAGGGAGCTGCAGCAACGGCCGCCTGCGCTGCTGCCGATGA